In Candidatus Nitronauta litoralis, one DNA window encodes the following:
- the tsf gene encoding translation elongation factor Ts → MEITAAMVKELRQQSGAGILECKNALTESEGDIEEAIVALRKKGIAKAEKKGDRAAGDGSIGAYIHAGNKIGVLLKLHCETDFVANTDEFQELNKDISMHIAAARPRFVSRDEVTEEILSQEREIAAHQARESGKPENIIEKMVTGKMEKFYEENCLLEQPFIKDTQKTIQELIKEKIAKLGENITVGQFTRMEISR, encoded by the coding sequence ATGGAAATCACGGCAGCAATGGTAAAGGAACTGCGTCAGCAAAGCGGCGCCGGTATTCTGGAATGTAAAAATGCATTGACCGAATCAGAAGGTGATATTGAAGAAGCGATTGTGGCGTTAAGGAAAAAAGGGATTGCGAAAGCTGAAAAGAAAGGTGACCGGGCAGCAGGTGACGGGTCCATCGGGGCCTACATTCATGCCGGAAACAAAATCGGGGTGTTGCTGAAGCTTCATTGCGAAACAGATTTTGTGGCCAATACCGATGAGTTCCAGGAATTAAACAAGGATATTTCAATGCACATTGCGGCTGCCCGCCCGCGTTTTGTTTCCCGTGACGAAGTGACAGAGGAGATCCTGTCGCAAGAGCGGGAAATTGCGGCCCATCAGGCTCGGGAATCCGGAAAGCCTGAAAATATCATCGAAAAAATGGTCACAGGTAAAATGGAAAAGTTTTACGAAGAAAACTGCCTGCTGGAGCAGCCTTTTATCAAGGATACCCAGAAAACGATTCAGGAACTTATCAAAGAGAAAATCGCAAAGCTTGGCGAGAACATCACTGTTGGTCAGTTCACCCGCATGGAAATTTCGAGGTAA
- the rpsB gene encoding 30S ribosomal protein S2, with product MSEVSLKKMLEAGVHFGHQTTRWNPKMKPYIYGARNGIHIVDLQKSIKKFREAEAKVRDLVSNGKKILFVATKKQAQDLIAEEAERCDMFYINQRWLGGTLTNFQTIRKSIERLLELERMEEETGFANLNKKEAQGMRKEIAKLNKFLCGIKRMKSLPDAVFIVDTRKEKIALAEAKKLNIPVVAIVDTNCDPDGIDFVIPGNDDAIRSIGLFTSRLADLAIEGAEIHKAAKHDKQEAAEKEKAQAAAKKAEAKEVAKKTAAGEAGKETASA from the coding sequence ATGTCTGAAGTTAGTCTGAAGAAAATGCTGGAAGCTGGAGTTCATTTTGGCCATCAAACCACGCGCTGGAATCCTAAAATGAAGCCCTATATTTACGGCGCTCGAAACGGCATCCACATTGTAGACCTGCAAAAGAGCATCAAAAAATTTCGCGAAGCGGAAGCCAAGGTCCGGGACCTGGTGTCCAACGGGAAAAAAATCCTGTTTGTAGCCACAAAAAAACAGGCGCAGGACCTGATTGCAGAAGAGGCCGAGCGTTGCGATATGTTTTATATAAACCAGCGGTGGCTGGGTGGTACGTTGACCAACTTTCAGACGATCCGGAAAAGTATTGAGCGGCTTCTCGAGCTTGAGAGGATGGAAGAGGAAACCGGTTTTGCCAACCTGAATAAAAAAGAAGCCCAGGGAATGCGCAAGGAAATTGCCAAGCTGAATAAATTCCTGTGTGGTATCAAAAGAATGAAAAGCCTGCCGGATGCAGTTTTTATCGTGGACACGCGAAAGGAAAAGATTGCGTTGGCTGAGGCAAAGAAGCTGAATATTCCGGTTGTTGCCATTGTCGACACGAATTGCGATCCGGATGGTATTGATTTCGTAATACCTGGCAATGACGACGCGATAAGGTCTATTGGCCTCTTCACCAGCCGCCTTGCGGATCTGGCGATTGAAGGCGCGGAAATTCACAAGGCAGCAAAACACGATAAACAGGAAGCAGCTGAAAAAGAAAAAGCCCAGGCGGCGGCCAAGAAAGCTGAGGCCAAGGAAGTTGCCAAAAAAACCGCCGCGGGTGAAGCCGGTAAGGAAACCGCTTCTGCATAA
- a CDS encoding tetratricopeptide repeat protein has product MTESPEEHSLTSEQAFELALRLHQGGQYKEAESLYRGLIDHNPQHIEALHLLGVLQYLLGKNDEGNRLMKQALKVKPDFAEAHFLLANGYQRLGKVNEAIESYQKTVELQPGHAQAHSNLGLTLLGSGDLKEAEAALRMALNLAPDKHQTRVHLGTVLKQAGRPKEAVTEFQQALAASPNFAGARNHLSHTLMDLGRLDEAEACLRQGIGLKPEDAEGHYNLALVLAHRGKQEEAITHYQEAVKYDPDLKEAHSNLANLLLESGEKEEAAKHFNRTLELEPENRVAPYLLKIAKGDQPERAPLDYVRALFDHYARDYDRHNNEDLKAESHNHLKKSLQEVAGPKRFTNALDLGCGTGIAGVTFREQVDHLTGVDLSPAMIEQAYAHEVYDVLRESDILRYLERSQDAFDFIVAIDSLPYFGNLTSILNLINERLMDGGLFCFNTELLTGKDWKVQASGRFAHSPDYLKICAQKAGLNLLNLDQKRIRLQREGEVLGNICILEKNNSRH; this is encoded by the coding sequence ATGACTGAATCCCCAGAAGAACATTCACTGACCTCTGAGCAGGCATTTGAGCTCGCCTTGCGGCTCCATCAGGGTGGCCAGTACAAGGAGGCGGAAAGCTTGTACCGCGGCCTGATCGATCACAATCCCCAGCATATCGAGGCTCTTCATCTGCTCGGGGTGTTGCAATACCTTCTTGGTAAAAACGATGAAGGGAACAGGCTCATGAAGCAGGCCTTAAAGGTCAAACCGGATTTTGCTGAAGCCCATTTCCTTCTGGCTAATGGGTATCAGCGCCTCGGAAAGGTAAATGAGGCTATAGAATCCTACCAAAAAACCGTAGAACTTCAGCCAGGGCATGCCCAGGCCCATAGCAACCTTGGGCTCACCCTGCTGGGCTCAGGGGATTTAAAAGAAGCGGAAGCGGCCCTTCGCATGGCGCTGAACCTCGCCCCAGACAAACATCAAACACGGGTTCACCTCGGCACGGTTCTCAAACAAGCTGGAAGACCAAAAGAGGCGGTGACCGAATTCCAGCAGGCCCTCGCTGCCAGTCCCAATTTTGCCGGGGCGCGCAATCATTTAAGCCACACGCTGATGGACCTCGGTCGCCTGGATGAAGCAGAAGCCTGTCTGCGTCAGGGAATAGGATTAAAGCCAGAAGATGCCGAAGGGCATTACAACCTTGCCCTGGTACTGGCTCATCGTGGTAAGCAGGAGGAGGCCATCACTCACTATCAGGAAGCGGTGAAATACGACCCGGATTTAAAAGAAGCCCACAGCAACCTTGCTAATCTGCTATTGGAGTCCGGGGAAAAAGAAGAAGCTGCAAAACATTTCAACCGCACCCTGGAGCTTGAACCAGAAAATAGGGTCGCTCCCTATCTTCTAAAAATTGCTAAAGGCGACCAACCGGAACGAGCTCCCTTGGACTATGTCCGGGCTCTGTTCGATCACTATGCCCGGGATTACGACCGTCACAATAACGAAGACCTGAAAGCCGAGTCGCACAACCATTTAAAAAAATCATTGCAGGAAGTCGCCGGCCCAAAACGATTTACCAATGCACTGGACCTTGGCTGTGGAACCGGAATTGCCGGAGTGACTTTTCGCGAACAGGTCGACCATCTTACCGGCGTGGACCTTTCTCCAGCCATGATTGAACAAGCCTATGCCCATGAGGTTTATGATGTTCTGAGAGAAAGCGACATACTCCGTTATCTCGAACGATCCCAAGATGCTTTTGATTTTATAGTGGCCATCGATTCCCTGCCCTACTTTGGCAATTTGACTTCAATACTCAATCTGATTAACGAGCGTTTGATGGACGGGGGATTGTTCTGCTTCAACACAGAATTATTGACCGGAAAAGACTGGAAAGTGCAGGCCTCTGGACGATTTGCACACAGCCCGGATTATTTAAAAATCTGTGCTCAAAAAGCCGGCCTCAACCTGTTAAACCTTGACCAGAAGCGGATCCGGCTGCAACGCGAGGGGGAAGTGCTGGGTAACATTTGTATTTTAGAAAAAAATAATTCTCGTCACTAA
- a CDS encoding GIY-YIG nuclease family protein — MSSENTKTPKPARKSFKENQQSVSEEKLCDSLAESASTPSSDHYVTPPKKEWAVYIIESDSGKLYTGITTDVERRYDEHATNPKKGARFFRTSRPKKLVYSEKGFTRSEAGKREIAIKRMTRADKLKLCKK, encoded by the coding sequence ATGTCCTCTGAAAACACCAAAACCCCAAAGCCAGCCAGAAAGTCATTCAAAGAAAACCAACAGTCCGTAAGCGAAGAAAAACTTTGTGATTCGCTTGCAGAATCTGCTTCAACACCCTCAAGCGATCATTACGTCACCCCTCCCAAAAAAGAGTGGGCGGTTTATATTATCGAATCGGATTCCGGTAAATTGTATACAGGCATCACCACCGACGTCGAACGCCGTTATGATGAACACGCAACCAACCCCAAAAAAGGAGCCCGGTTTTTCAGGACTTCGCGCCCAAAGAAACTTGTTTATTCAGAAAAGGGGTTCACGCGCTCTGAGGCAGGTAAACGGGAAATAGCGATAAAACGCATGACTCGCGCGGACAAATTAAAACTTTGCAAAAAATAA